A genomic window from Chloroflexia bacterium SDU3-3 includes:
- a CDS encoding DUF4343 domain-containing protein, with protein sequence MRAFFRADEQHAYPSASFASAAEGFRDLGWECLRYQDVRNILPQLEREDVVVDFIDETCAALRHLGIAPPSLPTYPDALRHLLGRKIWASSINAVAAQPDMWPVFVKPRDDAKTFTGVLVRGPRDLVGCGSQGADTPVWCSEPVRMLAEWRCFVRYGQVLDVRPYRGDWRLHFDPAVIEQAVAAWHGQPRGGALDFALDERGRTLLIEANDGFALGSYGLRPRDYARLLAARWAELTGTPDSCDF encoded by the coding sequence ATGCGCGCGTTCTTCCGCGCCGACGAGCAGCACGCGTACCCGTCCGCCAGCTTCGCCAGCGCCGCCGAGGGCTTCCGCGATCTGGGCTGGGAGTGCCTGCGCTACCAGGATGTGCGCAACATCCTGCCCCAGCTTGAGCGCGAGGATGTGGTCGTCGACTTCATCGACGAGACCTGCGCGGCGCTGCGCCACCTGGGCATCGCCCCGCCGAGCCTGCCCACCTACCCCGACGCACTGCGGCATCTGCTGGGCCGCAAGATCTGGGCATCCAGCATCAACGCGGTGGCCGCGCAGCCCGACATGTGGCCGGTGTTCGTGAAGCCGCGCGACGATGCCAAGACCTTCACGGGCGTGCTGGTGCGCGGCCCGCGCGACCTGGTGGGCTGCGGCAGCCAGGGGGCAGACACGCCGGTGTGGTGCTCGGAGCCGGTGCGCATGCTGGCCGAGTGGCGCTGCTTTGTGCGCTACGGGCAGGTGCTGGATGTGCGGCCCTACCGTGGCGACTGGCGGCTGCACTTCGACCCCGCCGTGATCGAGCAGGCCGTGGCGGCGTGGCATGGCCAGCCCAGGGGCGGCGCGCTCGACTTCGCGCTCGACGAGCGCGGGCGCACCCTGCTGATCGAGGCCAACGACGGCTTCGCGCTCGGCTCCTACGGGCTGCGGCCCCGCGACTACGCGCGGCTGCTGGCGGCGCGCTGGGCCGAGCTGACGGGCACGCCCGACAGCTGCGATTTCTAG